A window of the Enterobacteriaceae bacterium 4M9 genome harbors these coding sequences:
- the msbA gene encoding lipid A ABC transporter ATP-binding protein/permease MsbA, producing MHNDKDLSTWQTFRRLWPVIAPFKLGLIVAGVALILNAASDTFMLSLLKPLLDDGFGKTDRSVLIWMPLVVIGLMILRGITSFVSSYCISWVSGKVVMTIRRRLFSHMMGMPVAFFDKQSTGTLLSRITYDSEQVASSSSSALITVVREGASIIGLFIMMFYYSWQLSLILIVLAPIVSFAIRVVSKRFRNISKNMQNAMGQVTTSAEQMLKGHKEVLIFGGQQVEAERFNKVSNRMRLQGMKLVSASSISDPIIQLIASLALAFVLYAASFPSVMENLTAGTITVVFSSMIALMRPLKSLTNVNAQFQRGMAACQTLFSILDTEQEKDSGSREIKRAQGDIEFRNVTFTYPGRDVPALRNINLTIPAGKTVALVGRSGSGKSTIASLITRFYDIDEGQILMDGHDIREYTLASLRGQVALVSQNVHLFNDTIANNIAYARTEQYTREDVEKASQMAYATDFISKMDNGLDTVIGENGVLLSGGQRQRIAIARALLRDSPILILDEATSALDTESERAIQAALDELQKNRTSLVIAHRLSTIEQADEIVVVEDGNIVERGTHSALLEQKGVYAQLHKMQFGA from the coding sequence ATGCACAATGATAAAGATCTCTCCACCTGGCAGACCTTCCGCCGTCTCTGGCCGGTAATTGCACCGTTCAAGCTGGGTCTGATTGTGGCTGGGGTTGCCTTAATCCTCAACGCAGCCAGCGATACCTTTATGCTATCGCTACTTAAACCGTTACTGGATGACGGCTTTGGCAAGACGGACCGTTCTGTACTCATTTGGATGCCGCTGGTGGTCATCGGTCTGATGATTCTGCGTGGCATCACAAGCTTTGTATCCAGCTACTGCATCTCCTGGGTGTCTGGCAAGGTGGTCATGACCATTCGTCGCCGCCTGTTTAGCCACATGATGGGAATGCCGGTCGCCTTCTTTGATAAACAGTCAACCGGTACGCTGCTCTCGCGTATTACCTATGACTCCGAGCAGGTGGCCTCTTCCTCTTCAAGTGCACTGATTACAGTCGTGCGCGAAGGGGCATCCATCATCGGCCTGTTTATTATGATGTTTTATTACAGCTGGCAGCTTTCTCTGATCCTGATTGTGCTGGCACCGATTGTGTCCTTTGCCATCCGTGTTGTTTCTAAGCGTTTTCGCAACATCAGTAAGAACATGCAAAACGCAATGGGGCAGGTCACAACCAGTGCGGAACAGATGCTGAAAGGGCATAAAGAAGTACTGATTTTTGGCGGCCAGCAGGTTGAAGCCGAGCGCTTTAACAAAGTCAGTAACCGCATGCGTCTGCAGGGCATGAAACTGGTCTCCGCGTCGTCGATTTCTGACCCGATTATTCAGCTGATTGCTTCTCTGGCGCTGGCCTTTGTGCTGTATGCGGCAAGCTTCCCGAGCGTGATGGAAAACCTGACGGCGGGGACTATCACCGTCGTTTTCTCCTCCATGATTGCGCTGATGCGCCCGCTGAAATCGCTAACAAACGTTAACGCCCAGTTCCAGCGCGGGATGGCCGCTTGCCAGACATTGTTCTCCATTCTGGATACCGAGCAGGAAAAAGACAGCGGTAGCCGTGAAATCAAACGCGCTCAGGGCGATATTGAGTTTCGCAACGTCACTTTCACCTATCCGGGTCGTGACGTGCCGGCACTGCGCAACATCAACCTCACCATTCCAGCAGGTAAAACGGTAGCGTTGGTGGGGCGTTCTGGCTCCGGTAAATCAACTATCGCCAGTTTGATTACCCGTTTTTATGATATCGATGAAGGCCAAATCCTGATGGATGGCCACGATATTCGTGAATACACGCTGGCATCCCTGCGTGGCCAGGTGGCGCTGGTGTCGCAAAACGTGCATTTATTTAACGACACCATTGCCAACAATATCGCTTACGCCCGTACTGAACAGTACACGCGTGAAGATGTGGAGAAGGCCTCACAGATGGCGTACGCCACGGACTTCATCAGCAAGATGGATAACGGGCTGGATACCGTGATTGGTGAAAACGGTGTTCTGCTGTCAGGTGGCCAGCGCCAGCGTATTGCGATTGCACGTGCGCTGCTGCGCGACAGCCCCATTCTGATTCTTGATGAAGCAACCTCGGCGCTGGATACCGAATCTGAGCGCGCGATTCAGGCCGCCCTCGACGAACTACAGAAAAACCGTACTTCGCTGGTGATTGCTCACCGTCTGTCTACCATTGAACAGGCAGATGAAATCGTGGTGGTGGAAGACGGCAATATTGTTGAGCGCGGCACGCACAGCGCTCTGCTGGAGCAAAAGGGTGTTTACGCCCAGCTACATAAGATGCAGTTCGGCGCATGA